From Paenibacillus sp. PK3_47, the proteins below share one genomic window:
- the spoIIM gene encoding stage II sporulation protein M, which yields MRSLRQMMKEQTPLYIFVAVLFLVGVVFGALIVSALTLDQQQELGDYLGNFFVTVDQQGLPAAPDSFWSIAALNLKWVGLIWILGLSVIGLPGILILDFLKGVLIGFTVGCLVSEYSWHGMLFALVSVAPHNLVLIPVLLVCSASAIAFSLLMIRSRVLGQRRTPVTRPFAMYTLLSVGMALLVLGISGFEAWVTPTMMRWVTPMLVFAG from the coding sequence ATGCGCAGCTTAAGGCAGATGATGAAGGAACAGACGCCTCTTTATATTTTTGTCGCGGTATTATTTCTGGTAGGGGTTGTGTTCGGGGCGCTGATTGTCAGTGCGCTTACACTGGACCAGCAGCAGGAGCTGGGGGATTATTTGGGCAACTTCTTCGTGACGGTTGATCAGCAGGGGCTGCCCGCCGCACCGGATTCCTTCTGGAGCATTGCCGCGCTGAATCTGAAGTGGGTAGGTCTGATCTGGATTCTCGGACTGTCTGTCATCGGGCTGCCCGGTATTCTGATTCTGGATTTTCTGAAAGGTGTGCTGATCGGGTTCACCGTCGGCTGTCTGGTCAGTGAATATTCCTGGCACGGCATGCTGTTCGCCCTGGTCTCAGTTGCCCCGCACAATCTCGTGCTGATCCCCGTGCTCCTTGTATGCAGCGCATCGGCGATCGCATTCTCCCTGCTGATGATCCGCAGCCGTGTGCTGGGCCAGCGGCGTACGCCGGTGACAAGGCCTTTTGCGATGTACACACTTCTCTCCGTCGGGATGGCGCTGCTGGTGCTGGGGATATCGGGTTTTGAGGCGTGGGTGACGCCGACCATGATGAGATGGGTGACCCCAATGCTGGTATTTGCAGGGTAA
- a CDS encoding M20/M25/M40 family metallo-hydrolase, with amino-acid sequence MIAKDRLIEEFMELVRVDSETGNERQIADVLIKKFSELGLTAVEDDSMERTGHGAGNLFVTWPAENGGAAPKLLFTCHMDTVVPGQNIKPSLGEDGWITSDGSTILGADDKAGLAALFEAIRVIQEQKLPHGQIQFVITAGEESGLLGARAMDPGHLDADLGFALDSNGEIGAIAVAAPTQARITMQIFGKSAHAGVNPEDGISAIQVASKAISAMKLGRIDNETTANIGKFAGGGPTNVVCDHVQLDAEARSIVQEKVSLQIESMREALETTVREYGAESEFRSEIIYPAFSFNEHDPVVQLADRAITSLGLKTRLFHSGGGSDANVFNGLKVPTVNLAIGYEHIHTTQERIRAEDIVKAAELVVAIVQESVKG; translated from the coding sequence ATGATAGCAAAGGACCGTTTGATCGAAGAATTCATGGAGCTTGTCCGTGTAGACAGTGAGACAGGAAATGAACGGCAGATTGCGGATGTGCTCATTAAGAAATTCAGCGAACTTGGCCTTACGGCGGTCGAAGATGATTCCATGGAACGTACCGGACACGGAGCCGGTAATTTGTTCGTAACCTGGCCTGCCGAGAACGGCGGAGCTGCACCCAAGCTGCTGTTCACCTGCCATATGGACACCGTGGTGCCCGGACAGAACATCAAGCCATCACTCGGGGAAGACGGGTGGATTACCAGTGACGGCAGTACCATTCTTGGTGCAGATGACAAAGCGGGACTCGCTGCATTGTTCGAAGCAATCCGTGTGATCCAGGAGCAGAAGCTTCCGCACGGCCAAATCCAGTTCGTGATTACAGCGGGTGAGGAATCCGGTCTGCTTGGCGCACGTGCCATGGACCCGGGCCATCTGGACGCGGACCTGGGCTTTGCCCTGGATTCCAACGGCGAGATTGGGGCGATTGCCGTAGCCGCACCGACACAGGCGAGAATCACCATGCAGATTTTCGGCAAATCCGCCCATGCCGGTGTGAACCCTGAGGATGGCATCAGCGCCATTCAGGTGGCCAGCAAAGCCATTTCCGCCATGAAGCTGGGCCGCATCGACAACGAGACCACCGCTAACATCGGCAAGTTCGCGGGCGGCGGCCCGACGAATGTCGTCTGTGATCATGTACAGCTGGATGCCGAAGCACGCAGTATTGTACAGGAGAAGGTGAGTCTGCAGATTGAATCCATGCGTGAAGCACTGGAGACAACCGTACGCGAATACGGCGCGGAGAGTGAATTCCGCAGTGAGATCATCTATCCGGCATTCAGCTTCAACGAACATGATCCTGTTGTACAGCTCGCGGACCGTGCCATCACTTCCCTGGGCCTGAAGACCCGTCTGTTCCATTCCGGCGGAGGCAGCGATGCCAATGTATTCAACGGCCTGAAGGTTCCGACAGTGAACCTGGCGATCGGTTATGAGCATATCCATACGACGCAGGAGCGGATCAGAGCCGAGGATATCGTCAAAGCAGCCGAGCTGGTTGTTGCTATTGTACAAGAAAGTGTAAAAGGCTAA
- the xerD gene encoding site-specific tyrosine recombinase XerD, translating to MKSHLQPFMQYLTVDKGLSSSTLESYGRDVTQFLEFAEERGAASLEDIRRTHIVQYLASLRGAGRATATVNRNTVSLRAFFHYLLRERLIMQDPTLDMEMIKPSKKPPMILTIEEIERLLAAPDEGTPQGSRDKAMLELLYATGIRVSELISLNVEDVQTELKYARCTGASGKERVVPIGAIAAGSVAVYTAGMRDKLLRGNPDEQALFLNSLGGRLTRQGFWKIIKKYAREASIEQDITPHTLRHSFAAHLLEGGADLRSVQQMLGHSDISTTQIYSGIARRNMKEVYESHHPRAR from the coding sequence ATGAAGTCACACTTGCAGCCTTTTATGCAGTATCTGACCGTAGACAAAGGATTGTCTTCGAGTACGCTGGAATCCTACGGACGTGATGTAACACAGTTTCTGGAGTTTGCCGAAGAACGGGGGGCAGCTTCACTGGAGGATATCCGGAGAACCCATATTGTCCAGTATCTCGCCAGCCTGCGGGGTGCAGGACGGGCGACGGCTACTGTGAACAGAAATACGGTGTCACTCCGGGCTTTTTTTCACTATCTGCTGAGAGAACGTCTGATAATGCAGGACCCGACACTGGATATGGAAATGATCAAACCCAGCAAAAAACCGCCGATGATCCTCACCATCGAAGAGATTGAGCGGCTGCTGGCAGCCCCGGATGAAGGAACTCCCCAGGGTTCGCGGGACAAGGCAATGCTGGAGCTGCTGTATGCAACCGGCATCCGGGTCTCCGAGCTGATCTCGCTTAATGTGGAGGATGTGCAGACAGAGCTGAAGTACGCCCGCTGCACAGGAGCCTCGGGGAAGGAGCGGGTGGTACCGATCGGAGCCATTGCCGCCGGGAGTGTAGCCGTGTACACAGCCGGTATGCGGGACAAGCTGCTGCGGGGCAACCCCGATGAGCAGGCCCTGTTCCTGAACAGTTTGGGCGGACGCCTGACCCGGCAGGGCTTCTGGAAAATCATCAAAAAGTATGCCCGCGAAGCCAGCATTGAGCAGGATATCACACCGCACACGCTGAGACATTCTTTTGCCGCACATTTGCTGGAAGGCGGAGCGGATCTGCGTTCTGTACAGCAGATGCTTGGACATTCCGATATTTCCACGACGCAAATATACAGCGGGATTGCCCGCAGAAACATGAAGGAAGTCTATGAGAGCCATCATCCTCGGGCGAGATAA
- the prli42 gene encoding stressosome-associated protein Prli42: protein MQRQKWFKIVIYIMLIAMIASTLLLVAEPFLAG, encoded by the coding sequence ATGCAACGTCAAAAATGGTTCAAAATCGTCATTTACATCATGCTCATCGCGATGATTGCCTCTACCCTGCTGCTTGTGGCCGAGCCCTTTTTGGCCGGTTAA
- the lipB gene encoding lipoyl(octanoyl) transferase LipB — MNMPEFAKLEISYHPLMEYGAAWELQKERVQAIDAGTASEKLILLQHPPTYTIGSQHHPEHLLLSSEQLQEQGIALFEIDRGGDITYHGPGQLVGYPLIKLGEHGRVDLHGYLRTLESVIIDYLASHGIEGTRKPEYTGVWVGDEKICAIGVKFNKSKHRRGFITSHGFAFNVTEGIGRSGFSGIIPCGIAQYGVTSLEECTGRSFDVAEVAGELVPYFLRHFGYEGSCAPEYAK, encoded by the coding sequence ATGAACATGCCGGAATTTGCAAAGCTGGAAATTTCATACCACCCCCTGATGGAATACGGTGCGGCGTGGGAGCTGCAGAAGGAAAGGGTTCAGGCCATTGATGCCGGAACCGCATCGGAAAAGCTTATTCTTTTGCAGCATCCGCCCACCTATACTATCGGATCACAGCATCACCCTGAACATCTTCTCCTCAGCAGCGAGCAGCTCCAGGAACAGGGCATTGCCCTGTTTGAAATTGACCGGGGAGGAGATATTACATATCATGGCCCGGGACAGCTGGTCGGTTATCCGCTCATTAAGCTCGGCGAGCACGGCCGGGTCGACCTGCACGGCTATCTCCGCACGCTGGAGTCCGTCATTATTGACTACCTGGCATCCCATGGAATTGAAGGAACACGTAAGCCGGAGTATACCGGAGTATGGGTCGGCGATGAGAAAATTTGCGCAATCGGCGTCAAGTTTAACAAGAGCAAGCACCGCAGAGGGTTCATTACCAGCCATGGCTTTGCTTTTAATGTTACGGAAGGGATTGGCCGCAGCGGCTTCTCGGGAATTATTCCATGCGGGATTGCCCAGTACGGAGTCACTTCGCTGGAAGAGTGCACAGGCCGCTCTTTTGATGTGGCTGAGGTTGCCGGAGAGTTAGTTCCTTATTTTTTGCGGCATTTCGGGTATGAGGGGAGTTGTGCTCCGGAGTACGCCAAATAA
- the deoB gene encoding phosphopentomutase, with protein sequence MSSFKRIGFIVLDSVGIGEAPDAEGFGDKGAHTLGHILERVPGLKLPNLQKLGLANIAPLPPLEAVEAPAGYYGKMQEVSVGKDTMTGHWELMGLKIEVPFNVYPDGFPAELIEKFEAATGRKVIGNKPASGTEILVEYGEEQMKTGAWIVYTSADSVFQLAAHEDVIPLEELYSACKIARELTMAPEFSVGRVIARPYVGEPGSFVRTPNRHDYAVKPPEPTVMNALQDIGKDVIAVGKINDIFTGEGVTASYPTKSNEHGIQLTIDELRKPFDGFLFTNLVDFDSLYGHRRDPEGYGRALEVFDQAVPELLSTLSEDDLLIISADHGNDPIHSGTDHTREYVPLLVYSPRFKNPGSLGIRQTFSDVAATIAENFGAKAPQYGTSFLAELK encoded by the coding sequence ATGTCCTCTTTTAAACGAATCGGATTTATTGTACTAGATAGTGTAGGAATCGGCGAAGCGCCGGATGCTGAAGGATTTGGAGACAAGGGCGCCCATACGCTGGGCCATATTCTGGAGCGTGTGCCTGGCCTTAAGCTGCCGAACCTGCAGAAGCTCGGGCTTGCGAATATTGCTCCGCTGCCTCCGCTGGAAGCGGTGGAAGCCCCTGCCGGATATTATGGCAAAATGCAGGAGGTATCGGTCGGCAAGGATACGATGACCGGCCACTGGGAGCTGATGGGCCTGAAGATCGAGGTGCCGTTCAATGTGTATCCTGATGGATTCCCCGCTGAGCTGATCGAGAAATTTGAAGCGGCAACCGGCCGCAAGGTCATTGGCAACAAGCCGGCTTCCGGCACCGAGATTCTGGTTGAATACGGGGAAGAGCAGATGAAAACAGGTGCATGGATTGTCTACACCTCTGCGGACAGTGTATTCCAGCTTGCAGCACATGAAGATGTTATTCCACTGGAAGAGCTGTACAGCGCCTGCAAAATCGCCCGTGAGCTCACAATGGCTCCGGAGTTCTCTGTCGGACGCGTCATCGCCCGTCCTTATGTCGGTGAACCGGGCAGCTTCGTCCGCACACCGAACCGCCACGATTATGCAGTGAAGCCGCCGGAGCCGACGGTGATGAACGCACTGCAGGACATCGGCAAGGATGTCATCGCAGTGGGCAAGATCAATGATATCTTTACAGGTGAAGGGGTAACAGCAAGCTACCCGACCAAGAGCAATGAACATGGTATCCAGCTTACGATCGACGAGCTGCGCAAGCCGTTTGACGGCTTCCTGTTCACCAATCTTGTAGACTTTGACTCGCTGTACGGCCACCGCCGGGATCCGGAAGGATACGGCCGTGCCCTTGAAGTCTTTGACCAGGCGGTGCCTGAGCTGCTCTCAACTCTAAGCGAAGATGATCTGCTCATCATCTCTGCCGACCACGGTAATGACCCGATCCACAGCGGAACGGATCATACACGTGAATATGTGCCGCTGCTGGTCTACAGCCCGCGCTTCAAGAATCCGGGCAGCCTCGGCATCCGTCAGACCTTCTCGGATGTGGCAGCAACGATCGCCGAGAACTTCGGGGCAAAAGCGCCGCAGTACGGGACAAGCTTTTTGGCGGAACTTAAGTAA
- a CDS encoding DUF4227 family protein: MIISVPKTVRRLYFMTLMVAVSCFLYYALSWVSSWVSPIDNYEIPEGTAVRAFQESPPGGGGLNTGERLRLYYWYGE, from the coding sequence ATGATTATCTCTGTGCCGAAAACGGTGCGCCGGTTGTATTTTATGACACTGATGGTAGCGGTAAGCTGCTTCCTTTATTATGCCCTGAGCTGGGTTAGCAGCTGGGTCAGTCCGATTGATAATTATGAAATTCCGGAAGGAACAGCCGTCAGGGCATTTCAGGAAAGTCCGCCGGGCGGCGGGGGGCTGAATACCGGAGAGCGGCTCCGGCTCTACTATTGGTATGGCGAGTGA
- a CDS encoding NUDIX hydrolase, whose product MKKNETHSNPALDEETLSTKPIFEGKIISLQVDTVKLPDGKTATREVVTHPGAVAVLALNKGKMLVVEQYRQPMHRTEVEIPAGKLDPGEDPLVAAGRELQEETGYHSGDLKLLKSFYTSPGFADEIIHLYVTDNAQAGDMALDEDEFLEVSELTLEEAYQYIADGRIADAKTMMAVYAWHLYTLTGQWH is encoded by the coding sequence ATGAAAAAAAATGAAACTCACAGCAATCCGGCGCTGGATGAAGAGACTTTGTCCACGAAGCCTATTTTCGAAGGCAAAATCATATCTTTGCAGGTAGATACCGTAAAGCTTCCTGACGGCAAGACAGCCACCCGCGAGGTCGTCACTCATCCGGGAGCCGTAGCAGTACTGGCCCTGAATAAAGGGAAAATGCTCGTAGTCGAGCAGTACCGGCAGCCGATGCACCGGACAGAAGTGGAAATCCCTGCCGGCAAGCTCGATCCGGGGGAAGATCCGCTTGTTGCCGCCGGACGCGAGCTGCAGGAGGAGACGGGTTATCACAGCGGAGATCTGAAGCTGCTGAAATCGTTCTATACTTCCCCTGGTTTTGCCGATGAGATTATCCATCTGTATGTAACCGACAATGCGCAAGCTGGCGATATGGCTCTGGATGAAGATGAGTTCCTGGAGGTTTCCGAGCTTACGCTGGAGGAAGCATACCAGTACATTGCAGACGGACGGATTGCCGATGCCAAAACGATGATGGCGGTGTACGCATGGCATCTCTACACGCTGACGGGACAATGGCACTGA
- a CDS encoding endonuclease Q family protein, with translation MALTPELQGYYCDLHVHIGRTSAGQAVKISGSRNLTFAGIAKEAAERKGIELIGIIDSHSPGVLHDIHQSLESGEMSVADGGGIAYRGTTILLGSEIEIREPGHKECHVLAFMPDLTAMEDFSGWMGRHMRNINLSSQRLYASSRDLQDEIYGRGGILIPAHIFTPHKGLYGCAAERMAELFDLERIAAVELGLSADSEMAGYISELDGYSFVTNSDAHSLGKIGREYNLIELAGPSFKELRMALERKDGRRVSANFGLNPRLGKYHRTYCAACGSIIDEAYATSERCPYCGSQKLVKGVFDRILDIADRETPVIPDYRPPYHYQVPLEFIPGLGKAKMNALLQAFGTEMNILHRAAEADLAAVAGAELAGQIVLARTGKLSLSAGGGGTYGKVMKQDKL, from the coding sequence ATGGCACTGACACCGGAGTTACAGGGCTACTATTGTGATCTGCATGTGCATATCGGCCGCACGTCAGCAGGACAGGCCGTCAAAATCAGCGGCAGCCGCAATCTCACCTTTGCCGGAATTGCCAAGGAAGCGGCTGAACGCAAAGGAATTGAGCTGATCGGCATCATCGACAGCCATTCGCCGGGCGTGCTGCACGACATTCATCAGTCCCTGGAGTCCGGGGAAATGAGCGTTGCCGATGGCGGGGGGATCGCTTACAGGGGAACGACAATACTGCTGGGAAGTGAGATTGAGATCCGTGAACCCGGACATAAGGAATGCCATGTGCTGGCCTTTATGCCGGACCTTACGGCGATGGAAGACTTCAGCGGCTGGATGGGCAGGCATATGCGGAACATCAATCTCAGCTCCCAGCGCCTGTACGCCTCTTCCAGAGATCTGCAGGACGAGATTTACGGGCGCGGCGGCATTCTGATACCGGCTCATATTTTTACACCGCATAAGGGCCTGTACGGCTGTGCTGCTGAGCGGATGGCAGAGCTGTTTGACCTGGAGCGGATTGCGGCAGTGGAGCTGGGGCTCAGTGCGGATTCAGAGATGGCCGGATATATTTCCGAGCTGGACGGGTACTCTTTTGTGACCAATTCAGATGCTCATTCCTTGGGAAAAATAGGCCGCGAATACAATCTCATCGAACTCGCCGGGCCTTCATTCAAAGAGCTGCGTATGGCGCTGGAACGGAAGGATGGGCGGCGGGTCAGCGCTAACTTCGGGCTGAATCCCCGTCTCGGCAAATACCACCGGACCTATTGTGCCGCCTGCGGCAGCATCATTGACGAAGCCTATGCGACCTCGGAGCGCTGTCCGTATTGCGGCAGCCAGAAGCTTGTTAAAGGCGTGTTCGACCGGATTCTCGACATCGCCGACAGGGAGACACCTGTCATCCCGGACTACCGCCCGCCGTACCACTACCAGGTGCCGCTTGAGTTCATACCCGGGCTGGGAAAGGCGAAGATGAATGCGCTGCTGCAGGCTTTTGGCACAGAAATGAATATTCTGCACAGGGCCGCTGAAGCAGACCTTGCCGCTGTAGCCGGAGCGGAGCTAGCCGGACAAATCGTGCTGGCACGCACCGGTAAGCTTTCGCTGTCTGCGGGCGGCGGCGGAACCTACGGCAAAGTAATGAAGCAGGACAAGCTGTAA
- a CDS encoding Fur family transcriptional regulator, which produces MEARIDKIKQQLQSQGYKLTPQREATLRVLLENEDDHLSAEDVFMLVKEKAPEIGLATVYRTLELLSELHVVEKINFGDGVARYDLRTDTAKHHHHHLICVQCGTMDEIREDWLGPLEERLEQEFNFTVLDHRLDFHGICYRCKDKNTAEGGTPE; this is translated from the coding sequence GTGGAAGCCCGGATAGACAAGATAAAGCAACAGCTACAATCCCAAGGATATAAGCTTACACCCCAACGGGAAGCGACCTTAAGAGTGCTGCTGGAGAACGAAGACGATCATTTAAGCGCTGAAGATGTATTTATGCTTGTAAAAGAGAAGGCTCCAGAGATCGGTCTCGCCACCGTATATCGTACCCTCGAACTGCTCAGCGAGCTTCATGTGGTAGAGAAGATTAACTTTGGAGACGGCGTTGCCCGCTATGATTTGCGGACAGATACGGCCAAGCATCATCACCATCATCTGATTTGTGTGCAATGCGGCACCATGGATGAGATTCGTGAAGACTGGCTCGGGCCGCTGGAAGAACGTCTTGAACAAGAGTTTAATTTTACGGTGCTTGATCATAGACTTGATTTTCACGGGATCTGCTATCGCTGCAAGGATAAGAACACGGCAGAAGGCGGTACGCCCGAATAG